The Salvelinus namaycush isolate Seneca chromosome 31, SaNama_1.0, whole genome shotgun sequence genomic interval GCATCCTCAGTCAGTTTCCTATTACTGTACCTTAGGATGCATCCTCAGTCAGTTTCCTATTACTGTACCTTAGGATGCATCCTCAGTCAGTTTCCTATTACTGTACCTTAGGATGCATCCTCAGTCAGTTTCCTATTACTGTACCTTAGGATGCATCCTCAGTCAGTTTCCTATTACTGTACCTTAGGATGCATCCTCAGTCAGTTTCCTATTAGTTTCCTAGGATGCATCCTCAGTCAGTTTCCTATTACTGTACCTTAGGATGCATCCTCAGGCAGTTTCCTATTACTGTACCTTAGGATGCATCCTCAGGCAGTTTCCTATTACTGTACCTTAGGATGCATCCTCAGGCAGTTTCCTATTAGTTTCCTAGGATGCATCCTCAGTCAGTTTCCTATTACTGTACCTTAGGATGCATCCTCAGTCAGTTTCCTATTAGTTTCCTAGGATGCATCCTCAGTCAGTTTCCTATTAGTTTCCTAGGATGCATCCTCAGTCAGTTTCCTATTAGTTTCCTAGGATGCATCCTCAGTCAGTTTCCTATTACCTTCAAAGCATTTAAACAGAATTTCATCTCATGATTAAGGCTCAGGAACGGCAGGTCTTAAAATGAGGTTTGAAAAGGGTATTATACAGATATATAGATATTCATAATCATATAGTCATCATTAGTTGGAAGGAGTCTGTCAAATAATTGTGTCAAAACCACCACCTAAGATTGTTTTTAGTGGAGGGGAAATGTAAATAGGATACTGTCTTCTGTCACCTGGTGTCTGGACAATGCCTTGGAAATAATTCCAGAAAACAACCAAGCGGGCGGCAGATCTAACCACCGCCGACAAGAAAACATATTTCATCATACATAACAACATTCTTGATTTTGTTTTGAAATAATTATTTAACTTGACACAATTTAGTTCTCAGTGGTCTGAACGCTGGAGACATTTACCTTGATTATTGAGCCAGATTGATTCATTCATTAAAATAACAGACCCATCGTTTTCATCTGTACATCATGTATAATGGTCCAACTCTTTTCAATGTTTGGTTATTTCATTTTCTACTATATTTTCCCAtgctgctgttctgttctgtgtttggccctggtggggggggggggggagagaatgaCATCTCTCCTGTTGTCTTCAAGTGGGTCAACCTTTTTTGAGACACATTCACACTTTACATAAATATTTGTTTGATATTTGACCgtgacatcaatcaatcaatcaaatgtatttataaagcccttttttgcaTCAGCAGATgttacaaagtgctgtacagaaacccagtctaaaccCCCAAACAACAAAcattgcagatgtagaagcacggtgcaTGTGACTCTATAGATATCTCCTCTTTGTTGAACACCAAATAAACTGTTTCACCCCTAGCCAAGTGTTTTATCTTCATACCCTCGATTATAAATAATTGACCCCTAAATCTAGGGTATTGAGGCAGCttgatttcatttttttttttttttgtgaagaaTTTCTATGTTTTCGCTTACAAACATTTTGAAATGCAATGAGCTATCTATTTTAAATGTATTCCACAGATGGTAGGCTAGGGCTATTCTAGTGTGACCTGTTATCATCTATTCTTCCACAGATGGTAGGCTAGGGCTATTCTAGTGTGACCTGTTATCATCTATTCTTCCACAGATGGTAGGCTAGGGCTATTCTAGTGTGACCTGTTATCATCTATTCTTCCACAGATGGTAGGCTAGGGCTATTCTAGTGTGACCTATTATCATCTATTCTTCCACAGATGGTAGGCTAGGGCTATTCTAGTGTGACCTGTTATCATCTATTCTTCCACAGATGGTAGACTAGGGCTATTCTAGTGTGACCTGTTATCATCTATTCTTCCACAGATGGTAGGCTAGGGCTATTCTAGTGTGACCTGTTATCATCTATTCTTCCACAGATGGTAGGCTAGGGCTATTCTAGTGTGACCTGTTATCATCTATTCTTCCACAGATGGTAGGCTAGGGCTATTCTAGAGATGTAtttttcatttaactaggcaagtcagttaagaacaaattcttacttacaatgacggcctaggaacagtgggttaactgccttgttcaggggcagaactacatatttttaccttgtcagctcggggattcaatctagcaacctttcagttactggcccaacgctctaaccactaggctggtagtggccagacgaaagccacatgaccgcccgcttggagtttaccaaaagacacctaaaggactctgaccatgaggaacaagattctctggtctgatgaaaccaagattgaactctttagcctgaatgccaagcgtcaagtctcgaggaaacctggcaccatccctacggggaagtgtagtggtagcagcatcatgctgtggggatgtttttcagcgacagtgactgggagactggtcaggatcgagggaaagatgaaaggagcaaagtacagagagatccttgatgaaaacctgctccagagcactcaggacctcagactggggtgaaggttcaccttccaacaggacaacaaccataagtacacagtcaagacaatgcaggagtggctttgggacaagtctctgtatgtccttgagtggcccagccagagctcggacttgaacccgatcaaacatctttggagggacctaaaaatagctgtgtagcgatgctccccatccaacctgacagagcttgacaggatctgtatagaagaatgggagaaactccccaaatacaggtgtgccaagcatgtagtgtcatacacaagaagacttgaggctgtaatcgctgcaaaagttGCTAACCTTACCACAGCCAGAGATATTAGCACAGAAAATGGCTAGCTaaaggtagctaactagctaacactaAAGCTATCTACATAATTATGATCGGACAACCTACAGTATTTAACCTGAATGACCATCAAATTTAATCATTCTTAATGTTTGTTACCGTTTTGTCAGCCAAAACACATTTAGTCTGTCGAAATAATTTttgccgttttccactcgtcagCGAATCAGTCGCACAAGAACTACAATACTTGCAAGTACACTGGTGGACTCCACGCGCTAGTGGCGGGAGAATTAACCCACTGTCTGAGTCAAATATCCACAGCCAAAACGtaataacccagcaccaacaaCCTCGCTATATTTACAGAAAACAACACAACTATTGACCCCAGTGCCTGCAACCCAGCAATTAggtcatccaaacaacccaaCATTTTGTTGAGTGTAACTTGCAAGAAGCCTTGACCTGTCTGGTGCACATTATTTCTGTACTCCAATGATCACGATGAGCTAGCTACTAGTTTTATTGCAATGAAAGATCTAATTGTTACAAAGAATGAATGTATCTGCAGCATTTATGAGAATAATACCTGCATTTACTTACCTTATCAATCTGAAAAGACGATATACTCATTTATcactcaaaaaagctttatgagGGAGCGTACCAGGAACATCTCTCCAGGGTGTCGATGCATCCTCCTCCCAATACAGCCTCCTCCAACACCACGGGTAGGAGAAGGGTATCCATCTGCTACAGGGAAGTTTTACTCTGATGTCAAATCGACTCATTTTGTTGCTAGCTCAGCTGTTGTCCTAGCTAACATGCTACTGAACCGTGACACTATCATATTGACATGCATATTTTGTATTAAAAAACCGCAATGTATTAAACATTGTTCTGACATAATTTAACCATATGGATTAGTCTACTGAGACGGTCGCAAATTAGATTggtgtattattatttttattattttttacttgttGCCAATTGTGCAACTCTTGTTCCTAAATGTATTTAGTTACTTATTTGGTCCTTAAACTTGAACTCCAGATAAGTCATTTCCCGCGAAATGCCTCGTTtcacactccctcatctgatTGGTCGAGTAGGCGgcttctgactttgtggctgtgataACGAGTGACGACCAGAAGACGGTCATGACTAGAAGGAAACCAGCATTTATCAAATTAACGTCAAACGCTAACCTTAACATTTTACCTAaatatcctaacctgctacttgAATTATTCTAAACTGCTGCGTAAATTATCCTAATTTGCTACGAAAAATCTGATTCTGAAGTTAATTAGACAAAAGCTGGTTCTGTCTAGCCAAGACCCCATCAGACAGCTCAGTGCAGACGGCCGTCGAGAGCTTCCAAACGACTGCAGGCGACTGCCTGACTGATTTACAAATCACAtagcatcataaataactactcatccttatttgtagatcagtcagtcacaatttacccatgatacatttCGGTTTTAACGCTCTCGAACACGGCCTATGAAATGCTTGCACCATCTGACATGGATTTCAGAGTTTAGCTCAATTATGTGTGGTTGTTATTGTATGTGGGGCATATGAGTCAGTCACCTTGTTGTTTTCCTTCATACTGTCATAGAATGTCATAAAATAGACAGAAGAGGTTAGTTCTAAATATATTTGGTCATACTCTCACAGAATACAGCGTGTACTCCTCCAGCCCAGCAGGAGGCGATGTAACTAGATGTAGCCTGATGCTGAACAACGTCACTGTCATAGAAGAAGTCAGTAGTTtgtttagatttttatttttgttcggaCGTTGAAGCTACAAAGACTAAACTGGCTTTGGTAAGTTAACATGTAATTCAGTAATGTTACATCTTGGACCATTATTATCCAGTTAGCTGGCTTTTTCAATCTCGGTTTTATCAGGATATCCCTGATAATGATTGTTGTTTGCTGGGCCCATCGGCTGTCTAGGCTAACGCACCGGTAACATCGTACCGTTATTGATGTCCGAGTACTGTCATTTCAGGCTGTAATATCTTCTCTCGGTTACACTAAATGTAGCTACTTCAAAGTGACATGTGTGTCAACATGAGATGCAGTGCTATATTTTTGCTGAAGAGTAACGTTAGATGGAGACTATATAGTACCTATACCAGGGATGGGAAACTTTGTTGGTGGTGGGGGCCAGCAATAAAatatgaactcatcatgagggttCCGCAGTGGCTCGCAGGTTAGCGTAGTTTTAACATAAGAGAAGAAACTGCTGATGTGATGCGCAGacaaatttcaaaattgcaccttgtgtattatACTATTCTAACtgtcaacagtaagttgagacccagacagagttaattaaaaaaaaaacattaaaacaggccattatatatattttttccttcaGTTTTTGAAAATTGATCAGCAAGCATACAAAAGGTGGGGGTCCTGCCAGTTGCCTGCTCTAGtgagcatctctctctgtctctctctctccccctctctctctgtctctctctccctctccctctgtctctctgtctctctctccctctgtctctctctctctctctctctctctctctgtctctctctctctctctctctctgtctctctctctcagtatcccTGCCATCTGATGAACATGCTCAACACTACTACTCTACCACAGTAGAGGACCACCTCAACACTACTACTCTACTACAGATGACATCTTTGGCTCTGTGCCAGAGCAACTAAGGAGGACTGATGCTTCGCTTTAACAAAACAGCGGTTCTGGCCCTCCTCATAGCTACCAGCTCTGTTTTCCTCCTATTTCAGCTCTATCACTACAGACAGCACGTCTCTCAGGTGAGTTGAACTTGACAACATAGGTTTTGCTGTAAATCTATGCATGGATATTGACCCACTGGCTGGCCTAATTTTCCATACAAACTGGACGTTGTGTGCACCACAATGTTTAACTTTTGATTTCGTTTTTAGAATGGACCACATATCTTTGGCAGGACAGTTCATCTGTCAGGAAAGGATACTCAATGGGTAAGCTCTTTATAGGCCTTCTATTCCATTACCGTTTTCACCACAGATAAGCaacacgtacagttgaagtcgggaagtttacatacaccttagccaaatacatttaaacccagttttacagacaccttagccaaatacatttaaacccagttttacgtacaccttagccaaatacatttaaactcagtttttcacaattcctgacatttaatcctagtaaaaattccctgtcttacgtcagttaggatcaccactttattttaagaatgtgaaatgtcagaataatagtagagagaatgatttatttcagcttttatttctttcatcacattcccagtgggtcagaagtttacatacactcaattagtatttggtagcattgcctttaaattgtttaacttgggtcaaatgtttcaggtagccttccacaagcttcccacaataaatttggtgaattttggcccattcctcctgacagagctggtgtaactgagtcgggtttgtaggcctcctcgctcgcacacgctttttcagttctgcccacaaattttctgtaggtttgaggtcagggctttgtgatggccactcccaataccttgactttgttgtcctcaagccattttctcacaactttggaagtatgcttcgggtcattgtccatttggaagacccatttgcgaccaagctttaacttcctgactgatgtcttgagatgttgcttcaatatatccacataattttcccacctcatgatgccatctattttgtgaagtgcaccagttcctcctgcagcaaagcacccccacaacatgatgctgccacccccgtgtttcacggttgggatgatgttcttcggcttgcaagcctcccccttttttctccaaacataacgatggtcattatacagatgaacgtggtaccttcaggcgtttggaaattgctcccaaggatgaaccagacttgtggaggtctacattttttttctgaggtcttggctgatttcttttgattttcccatgatgtcaagcaaagaggcactgagtttgaaggtaggccttgaaatacatccacaggtacacctccaattgactcaaatgtcaattagcctatcagaagcttctaaagccatgacatcattttctggaattttccaagctgtttaaaggcacagtcaacttagtgtatgtaaacttctgacccactggcgttatgatacaatgaattataagtgaaataatctgtcatgcacaaagtagatgtcctaactgacttgtcaAAACtctagaaatttgtggagtggttgaaaaacgagttttaatgtctccaaccaaagtgtatgtaaacttccgacttcaactgtataatcaaatcaaatattattggtcacatacacaggattagcagatgttattgcgagtgtagcgaaatgcttgtatacAAAATGACTTTCCGCTAGTCTTTGAATATCATTTATGTTGGGTTAAAATTATGAATAGTCTATGTGAGTAACCTGTTAATTTCCAGTCCTCTGAGCCATATGTTCAAAtgggtttgttgttgttgttgaatcgGGACCCTGTCTACTAATACAGCAGGTGGTGAAGAAGTTCATGGGTCTTGTCCATAAGTACAACATGCCAGTGTTCCTGGTGGACACAGCCTCCCTAGGCCTCCTGTCTCAGGACTCTATGCTGCTGAGAGACAGCCTGGTTAAAGAACCCCACTGTGCTTTCCTCTGCACTAACAGAGACGTCCTCACCTTCGCTCTGCTCAACAACCTTTGGAAATACGACGTAAGGACTTAAGCGACACTCGGCTACAGATAACAAGAGCTAAATATAGAGCGAAATATAGCGCTATAGAGCGAGATGTAGAGCTAGATATAGAGCTGTAGAGCTAGTTATAGAGCTGTAGAGCTAGATTTAGAGCTAGATTTAGAGCTGTAGAGTGAGATATAGAGATGTAGTGCGAGATATAGAGATGTAGAGCTAGATGTAGAGATATAGAGCGAGATATAGATGTAGAGCTTGATATAGATATATAGAGCTAAATATAGAGAGATGGAGCTAGATAGAGCGAGATGTAGAGATATAGAGTGAGATGTAGAGCGAGATATAGAGCTGTAGAGCGAGATGTAGAGATATAGAGCGAGATGTAGAGCGAGATATAGAGCTGTAGAGCTAAATGTAGAGATATAGAGCTAGATGTAGAACTGTTTGTCTAATTATGTCCTCATTTGATTCTAAGCAGAGCTTTGTTTTCATTATAGTTGATAACGTCATTGATGTGTTTGACTTCTCTGACTTGTCCAGTAGTTATTTGAGCAGAAgtctgggttgtattcattagtacACACCGTAGCTAAATGTTTTTCAACGGAAAATTAACTATTGGACAAGTTTCTGTTctttttcttccatttggtgcctaatgaacacaaccctggtatCTGTCTGTTTTGATCAGGCTGGTTTGGTGGCAGCAGCTGAAGAGAAGGGCTTTGAACTGTTGGAGGTGCGAGGGAAAGACCCTCGATTGGTCAGCATGGACGACCTGTCAGGAAACGAGATCCCCCTCCACTTCCTGTTCCGTCTCCAAGGTTACGTGGTCCATGTGGTGGTCCTATACGAGCGCAGCGGGAACTACCTGTGGCATGGTGTCCTGCGACTCAAACCAAACATGGACAGGAAGTTCGCCCCATTCAGAAGGCTGGACTACGGCCGCAACGCTGGAGCCTATGACAGGTAGGTAGACACCAGGagtgtgtattcattagtgcacataGTAGCAAACCTTAGTAAAACCTTTTAAAACAGAACTTTTACAACGGAAACAATAGTTTCTTATTGGATAAGTTAAAGTTAGTCCCTTCCAGTTTGCTTCCCTTTTGGtttctagtgaatacaccccagccCTTCTTTCTTCTTCTGTAAACCTCCGTAGTCCAGAAACAACATCGGAAGGGGTCATACATGCTCATGACAAGTCGTACAATGCATTATAACTGCAGATGTTGAGTATTTGTCAATAACCACAGAAGGCTGTAGATTGCAAGAAAACTTAGCTTGGTTGTCTCTCTCCCGTCAGGCCAGAGCTGGTACTGACCACCTTGGACGGGCTAGATGTCCGGATCCCCAGGAACATCTCTGGATTCCTGACTGAATATTCCCACGCTCGTTTTCTGGAGTGTAGGTACAGAGATGCACGCTCCTTCTTCCAGGTCTGTACCTTCAAGTCTCACTATTTtgcaacattttgttacgttacagccttttgttacgttacaattgattaaatagttttttcccctcatcaatctatacacaataccccataatgacgtcacaataccccataatgacgtcacaataccccataatgacgtcacaataccccataatgacgtcacaataccccataatgacgtcacaataccccataatgacatcacaatactccataatgacaaagcaaaactgttttttcaaaatgtttgctaatttctatcacatttacgtaagtattcagaccctttactcagtactttgttgaagcacctttggcagcgattacagcctcgagtcttcttaggtatgacgctacaagcttggcacacctgtatttggggagtttctcccatttcttctctgtagatcctctcaagctctgtcaggttggatggggagcgtcgctgcacagctattttcaggtctctccagagatattagatcggattcaagtctgggctctggctgggcctctcaaggacattcagagacttgtcccaaagccacttctgcgttgtcttggctgtgtgcttatggttgttgtcctgttggaaggtgaaccttcgcccccagtctgaggtcctgagcgctctggagcaggttttcatgaaggatctctctgtactttgctctgttcatcttgacctcgatcttgactagtctctctgccgctgaaaaacatccccacagcatgatgctgccaccaccatgcttcaccgtagggatggtgccaggtttcctccagacgtggcgcttggcattcaggctaatgAGTTCAATcatgttttcatcagaccagagaatcttgtttctcatggtctgagaatcatttaggtgccttttggaaaactccaagtgggctgtcatgtgccttttactgaggagtggcttccatctggccactctaccataaaggcctgatcggtggagtgctgcagagatggttgtccttctggaaggttctcccatcttcacagaggaactctggagctctgtcagagtgaccaccgggttcttggtcaactccctgacgaaggcccttctcccccaattgctcagtttggccgggcggccagctctaggaagagtcttggtggttacaaacttcagttcttggggaccttcaatgctgcagacattttttggtacccttccccagatctgtacctcgacacaatcctgtctcggagctctacggacaattccttcgacctcatggcttggtttttgctctgacatgcactgtcaactgtgggacctttatatagacaggtgtgtgcctttccaaatcatgtccaatcaattgaatttacaacaggtggactccaatcaagttgtagaaacatctcaaggatgatcagcggaaacaggatgcacctgagctcaatttccagtctcatagcaaagggtacttatgtaaatacgttatttctgtttttaacttttaatacattagcaaacatttctataaacctgttttcgctttgtcattatggggtattgtgatgtcattatggggtattgtgatgtcattatgggtattgtgtgtgtatataataatatttcatccattttggaataaggctgtaatgtaataacATTTGGAAAacttcaaggggtctgaatactttctgaaggcaggaCCCACAGGGCCTTTGGACTTTGGTTTCGTCCACTAGCTGAGTGTTGTTGCCTGCTGTTGAATCAGCTGTATCTCAAGTTTTAAGATTCCAGCCTTTGGTTTAGTCCACGACATCTAACCAGTGTTGTTCCCTGTTGGATCAGCTGTACCCTGATGACACGTCTCCTGAGGCAATGAACTTCAGGATGAAGGCTAAGGCTCTGCTCCACCTCGCTGCCAGGATCCTCACTGAGCTCAGAGTCCCCTTCTGGCTGAGCAGTGGTACCTGCTTGGGTAAGACCCTacataaccctaactctacttATCCTTAACcctacataaccctaacccttctggCTGAATAGTGGTACCTGCCTGGGTAAGACcctacataaccctaacccttctggTTGGGTAGTGGTACCTGCCTGGGTAAGACcctacataaccctaacccttctggCTGAGTAGTGGTACCTGCCTGGGTAAGACcctacataaccctaacccttctggCTGAGTAGTGGTACCTGCCTGGGTAAGACcctacataaccctaacccttctggCTGAGTAGTGGTACCTGCCTGGGTAAGACcctacataaccctaacccttctggCTGAGTAGTGGTACCTGCCTGGGTAAGACcctacataaccctaacccttctggCTGAGTAGTGGTACCTGCCTGGGTAAGACcctacataaccctaacccttctggCTGAGTAGTGGTACCTGCCTGGGTAAGACc includes:
- the fktn gene encoding fukutin, producing the protein MLRFNKTAVLALLIATSSVFLLFQLYHYRQHVSQNGPHIFGRTVHLSGKDTQWQVVKKFMGLVHKYNMPVFLVDTASLGLLSQDSMLLRDSLVKEPHCAFLCTNRDVLTFALLNNLWKYDAGLVAAAEEKGFELLEVRGKDPRLVSMDDLSGNEIPLHFLFRLQGYVVHVVVLYERSGNYLWHGVLRLKPNMDRKFAPFRRLDYGRNAGAYDRPELVLTTLDGLDVRIPRNISGFLTEYSHARFLECRYRDARSFFQLYPDDTSPEAMNFRMKAKALLHLAARILTELRVPFWLSSGTCLGWFRQCGVIPYSKDVDLGIWIKDYRHDITQAFQKAGLPLKHKFGKVEDSLELSFQGLDVKLDIFFFYEETDVVWNGGTQAKSGKKFKYVFPKFTLCWTELMDLKVRVPCETVDYVSANYGPTWNTPVKTWDWKSSPPNVQDNGVWPVREWDEVIQVY